TTAAACaccaaattatttctgtaatacatattacatttaaaacatattacaTTTAGCTTAATTTTTAGTCCTCTACTCTTGGAAGATCATTTACATTTCCTCGTTCTgaggtatgaataatttaagACCTAACTGTATACCTCCTATTataatttctttcttaaaaGTTATAAAGTCAAATGTCAGTATTTTTTTGGCTGATTTCCAGCTTTTGtttgaaaggaagaaaaaaaccttgtaattatgatttatctttgaaatctgtgatataagAAGTTATAAGTAAagcacataaatatttttgtgactttCAGACAGTGAGCACTGATCAGACATTACTTTCTTATTAGCAGCAGATATAGCTGTGTGAGAGGACTTTAGCCATAAAGCAGTTCTTTGCTAAtaacctaaaacaaaaatttaaataacatctTAACAGTTAGCATGACtagcattacaaaaaaaaacagtctctGTGTGCATATTGTGTAAATCCCAATATTAACTCCTAAAGATTGCAGTATTTTCAAATCCAAAGATTGACATCTGTAAAGGAAAAAGACAGAACATCTTTTCAATCTCACTCTGCTCAACTGTACGGTTCTCTGTTGAAAGTCTTTTTCTTACAATTCTTGACatgtcagaaaagaaaaatgtaccaTAGTCTTAAATAGCTGCTCACATTTCTGTGCCTCCAATCTGCTCATACTGAGAACAGTTAGCTTTCAGTCTTCTTCCGTCAGTAACAACATCCACACCAAAGAGTGTTGTTGTGAGCGTGACTTGGTAGCACtcagtttgtgtgtttactgATTTCCAACCAGCTTGTCACTAGTCCCACCTCATCTCTACTAATAATggttaaaaaagtgaaatagttTAACTTTGTTAAACATGGTCATAAATGGAAACCTTTGTTTGTGCTGCGGTGATCTGAGAGGTTATCTTGTTCTCCTTTCAGGACTTTTGCGGAGAACTTCCACAGTCTGTGTCCTGAGAAGCCGTGGGTGACCAAGCTCAGCTCTGCCGGTTTGGTCTATCTGCACTTTGGCCGGCGACTGCTGGCCCAGCTGACGCAGATGAAGGACGATGACAGGCAGCTGAACATGCTTTTTGACAAGGTGAGAAAAGAAAGATGACAGATTTATGGTCGCCCATGGATTACCACTGATTGTGCTATATTTACTATACTAACAGTCAGCTGTTGGAATCAGATCTGTTTTCACTGAACAgtgtgtttttatcataaaattgAAAGCTGTGACGACAAAAAGCTTCTTAAATGGGAGAGACATTTGCTCATATTACAGTAAAAAGCATTCAATCTTAACTGCAAactacaaaactaaaaaaaaatcaatgccaCTGTAGCAATTGCAAAATGTTCCTTTTAGTTACTGTGTAATTTGCAGCCATGTGTTTGCTCTTGATTATTGTCAGTAAGGAGTGATAAttcaaatgatttattgtttctgaaCTCTTGCCGAACAGAAACACTGTCAGAGTTTAGAGTCTCAGGATGCCAAACCTTAGGTCAACTTTAATTTTAGTGCTATTACCTCATATCGTCTTGGTTTGTTTGATGTATTGCTGTGTTGAAAGCCATAGGTAATCCTTTTAGACGTAGCtcaggctttatttattttagtgtttcatGTCTTGTTCTCAGCTGTTTTAGACAAACAAgtgctttgttttcctttcaagtCTCTTGCAAAATGTCAGCTCTTTGGTGATTGACCTTCTGATGCACTGAGGGTTTTCTGCCCCAAATCAGCTTCTGTACATGCAttttactttcttctttttaatctcTTATGTATTCAGTAAGTTATTTTCCCATGCAAGTCCTTTTATTTCTTCAGAGACTTTATAAGACTAAACAGactttatgttaaaaaataaatggtagATTCTCAATGTGTCACGTGTCTCTTCTCTCGCTCACAGCTGTACGAGAACTTTGTGGAGGAGGTGGATGCTGTAGACAACGGTATCTCACAGTGTGACGGGGAAGTTCGTTATGCCGTCTCCTCCACGCTGAGTGCACGTGTCGCACATCTGAATCCTCGCTGGAACAGCAAGAGTCAGGACACTGAGGTGAGCACATGTGACCGTGCATGTGTGATTTAGTCACACGTGGAGAGGCATGGAAACATCACAGGGTTACTCTACCTTTTATCGATCTGCGATCTTTTATTTAGAATTGTTGATGGTTTTcgttaatattttaattttgtcaatAATTAAATAAGGGATGTCCAGAATAGTTTTATTCCGTATAGTTATCGGTAAACTATGACtgtattttaacatttgttagAACTGCCTAAAAAAGAAGAGTGAAGAGTTTTGAAAAAAGTATTGAATTTTGGCCTGGAACAATGTCTAGGTACCCTGTACTCAGTCCTTTCATAGATCATGCCAGTTTTCTCAAGCCAAAGTTGCTTTCTTCAAATTGCTCTGTACAGTAATAGTGCTTTGTCATTGTAAGGCAGAGAAGCAGAAAAGAGCAGCAAAGCTTGATATAGGAGAAGATGAAACTGGaaggatgaaaatattttccagcaaataaaaagtgtttttgtgcaggaaaaaataaatttagtatacacagacaccaaaaacaaccCCCTTTAGGTTTTAGGCtggtttaaatgtaaatcaataTCTTTTTAAGTTCTGTACCTTAAGTTAAAGGTACAGAAAAACAATTGTTCAATAAACAATACATATTCTTATTGTAAATGTCATCTATgctatgtttattattttattacagagtttaaaaagcactttaaatCTTGAGTGTTACCCATGGGAAAATATCAGCCACTTTGAAACCCTAATTATTACAATCCTCTGCAGAGTAGTGAACTGCAAAGCTGGAAACCAGTAGTCGGCATATGCgtatctgaaaaaataaatatataatgacATTATCATCAATGTATCAGCCTCTGTATCTCTGACTGACAGAGTGCTATTTTAATGAACTATGTAAAAAACTGTTTGGAATGTAGTGGTTTCCTAAATTCATGCTTTCCATACCAGTAATTATTCAGCTTGTTACGAGATCTCACTGGAGGAGATACCCACACTTGATAGAGGACTGAGAGAtgagttaaagtaaaaattggATTCATTTGATCTGATATGATCATTGAAATCAGATTTAATATCTTATTATATTGGTAATACGTATTTTGAACATGTAAATCACATTGAATTAATTCAATTGCTTCAACATTAATGCAGTATAAGACATCTAAATTTAATCAATGAATATGTCTTTCAGTTTATAGACTTAAAATGAGATGGAAAGAAGTCCAAATTATTTTGATTCCTCACCTTCTCCAAAGAAGAATTCCAAATAATTATTATGTTTATGCTTATTTTATCTATCTACATGTGGAGAAAGTTACCACatacaaagtgaaataaaacacgTTTCCTCTATACCTTTTGAAAATCAGTTCTTAAATATTTGTTCTGAAagtgtttcatgttttaacatTCTTCATCTGTTCTGTTGTGTTGAACCGAGtccctttgtttctgttttaaacacaCAGTTTGAACTGCACAGTTATCTCTCTCTGCCATTGTGCTTCGCTGAGTAGTTGTACATGTTCTAAGTGAAAGTGAATGTTTACAGATTTGCTGCAATTGCCAGCAGAAGATGGAAATAGAGGATGTGAgcaatttacatatttatagaTCCATGCATGGTAAATGAAAGTTATATGTTTTACATGTAGGGCATTTAAAGCATGAAGGGTTTTTTCAATGTAACATGTAATATTGATgaggtttgatttatttttagatattttagagGAATAATAATTGATATTAAGTGATATTCATCTTGTTATGCTTTAGCGTAAACACAAAATGGCCTGAACTTCCATTATGAATGATGAATAACCTCTTACCttcatacattttcaattgCCTACAGCCACCTTTTGTTTGGCTTTGATATTAGACATAAAGCTTTGCACTcctgtataaaaaaaaccctcttaaTTATAATGACATGCATAATGAACAAGCTGTCTTGACACAAAAAACTTAAATGGGTTAAAAGTGTTGTGACTAACAAAATGGGTGCAAAGCAATTAGTGTCCAGAGGTTCAATTTAAAGCCGAACAGAAACAGACTCAGCAACGACCCAGTGTCACTTTTCTGTCTCATTAGTGCAGGATGGGAATGTCTTCAGGGAATCAGCACCTGTTTTCAGAAAGCCCTCATGAGATATGTGTTGCCCAGCCTTGCAAATATGTTGACTATACCAATGGCTTTTTCCATTGTAAGGGCTCTTAGGGGACCAGTTGGcctatttgttttttcacaatTCAGCTCAcacaattataatttttttgtctgggTACTTTCCTCCAATTTCCACACTAACTGATCCGTCTGGCAAGCCGTCTCGTGGCGTCACTGGAAAACTGAAACAGATTTATGGTAGACTAACCTGTGAGCTCTTAGCAGTGACTGTGTGTTATAATTGAAAAAAGCATATTGGATTTTCATCTCCTCGATGCATGACCGCAAAAaccctctgctgctgcaggcttCTCATTCAGATGCATACAGATTAGACCTCTCTATGGCATACAGTGTGAAGCTGTGTGTGGAAATGTTTGTGCTGTGTTTTTGAGATCTtactttactttctttttttacatacatcAACTGAGTTGATTTGTACATATTATGttggaaaaataatacatacTTGTGCAAAAGCATGAGTTTAATTTCCAACCTTTCTTTGGACACACGTTAGATTCCTTTCATCTGGAAATTTTCCATTAGGCTCTCATTATTTAAAGCAGGTGGTTCTGCAGACTTAACAGCTACAAATCTATATAAAAATTGCCCATTCTTGTTCAAATCTGTGAACTGAGGAACTCAGACTTTTTAGTAATCATGTCATACCTTCTGTCTTCAGCTGAGGACACAACCACACTACCttgaaatacagattttattgAGGTCTCTGGATGACAAACACTGTGCAGCTCTTTTCTTTGacatcttaaaaacatttacccCTGTGGATTTTGTCTTATTAAAGCAAACTATTATCAGTATCAGACTGTCAGAACTCTCTAGTTCTTTCTGAAGCTGCTCATTATAGCAAACTGTAATACTTATTGAAATATCCACGTGCACAACAAAAGGACTGCTTTGAACAATATTTGTTAAGGTATTTCATTTCAGGTGTTTTACATTAACATTATTTCTGACCTGTTAGGTTGATTTAGCTCTGCTTGAGGCTAAAATTGAATGTAGATTTTGGTGACCAAGATGCTAAAGCTTGTGGAGCATGGTGAAGACATTGTGATGAGggaaaataaagattaattttaaaaggaTTATGCACAACTGATAGCGTCATATATAACAATTATAATGCAATTATTATTCTCTTTCCTTTGACTTTCATATTAAGCaatttcagaaacaaactggAGAAACAGTTGTGATGATGCGTGGAGATGTAATTTGTTTGAATGCATTTCCTTAGTGCTCTTAATGCTGTTCTCCAAGAAACTTCAAAATTAATCACAAGCTAATCTCTTCAATTTTTCACAAGGATGGCTTCAGGAAGGCCCTGAAGATGGTTGGGGAAGAGTTTCTGGACCGTCTGGATTTCTACAAATCTTCCTGGCTGCCAGCCCGAGCAGTGGTTGAACAAGCATTCAAAGAGAGACATCAGGTAACAACACTCTGAacactaatttatttttctcttctttttgtaaaaaagaataaatatctatttattaatgcactgacaaaacagaaaagttgtGAACAGAGCATGTCTGAAAGGTGAGGGTaattcataaaacacatttgttgtgagcaataatcaataaatatgTATGTTTCAAAGTATAAatgatttgcttttgtttttgtttatgctttcattttgttatATATGTCCTGTGCCTTTAAGAGATGCTTACATCCTTCAAGAATTATTCAAactattaaatattgtttaaagtGTGAATATATGCATAGATTGCCATCTGTAAGAAAACTAAGTGAAATGTACACATTCACTGATAAATAGCTTGAGCTTTGACAATGTCTATTTTGTTGAGACTACgcagaaaatgaataaaaacagcacaGTCATGCATGTAACTCAAACGGAAAAATAATCTGCTTCTGTTGCACCTTTTACTTGGACTGATATGATAAAAGCTGAAACATTTCCAGGAAACCTACAAACAACTTATATTGTTAAATTGAACAGAAATATGCTTTTATTCACCCGCAgtggaaaaaaatccttaaGTCTTCATATTTGTTAGCCTGACTTGTTTAAATGcgtttaattttaatattatctgaataattaaaagtaattaattcagtaatcaataaaaatgtgttcagttgGATGCACAGTCTGCACATTGACATGCAGGCACAGCAATAATCAACCACGTggatctaaatgttttttaagacatttatttattaggtGATTAAATGTAGCAAACAAGTTATCTAACTTTGTTGAGTGCATTTAGCAACTTAAACGTCTAGCACTGACTTTGTTTTCACTGTCAGTTTTTCAGTAGTTGCTGGATGGCGTCTCTTCAGCCGCTCTTCATTCAAGTGTTCCTGTGATTCATAATAAAACCTCGCAGAACatcaaaactttctttttacctttacttgCATGAAGTACTACAATAATCTGACCATTTGGGCTTTTGAAagtcttgaaaaacattttatcaaataaaatgttgatgtttcaaTCAGGACAACTAAACAAATTATGACCAGATCAATCACTGGTCAGAATTTGAAGATGCCTGTTTGAGTGGAGTACCAAAAATCTGTGGCATGAAGCCAGATGGCAGAGCTCCAATTATACCTGGCTGGGAAGCGACTTTTAATAAGAGAAGAGCAAATATGTAACTATAATTTTTAATGCTGATGGAGAAGATGTTTTTACTCCCCCCCTGTCTGATTAAGTtaagagtttgattttttttaattggttccGCTCTGTTGATCTGACTGGTTGAAGCTCGCCAAAGACAGATTGTAAAAACAGATGGTTCATTTTAGTCATCTGccaagagtttttatttttttccacaaacatttTTCCGCATCGACTTCTTAAACGTCTCTTAGCAGCAAACCGTCTGACACGGTGGCTTGGGAAGAAAAGACAATTCACTGATTGAAGTTTCCCCTCTTTGTTGTTTCCAGGTTGATCCCAGTGGGGAGGTGCTGCTGTTCTCTCAGGGTGGCTGTCCCTGGAAGGAGCATTTGTTTGCTCTCGAGAAAGAGCTAGACGTAGAAACTCCCATCAAGTTTGTCCTTTACTCGGACCAGAACGGCCAGTGGCGTGTCCAGTGTGTCCCTGCAGGGCTTAACACCTTCCAGAACAGGTAGCAACAATACAGACTTGAACCAAGTTATgatgttctttttgttgttaaatgtcATTTAAAGGCCAAATCTGCTGTGTAGCGCACTGCTTTGGACTGTTTAAATGTAGGGAACATCTCAGAGAAGTATCTTTGTGACTATGGCTCCCACAAAGCTTCCTACAGaacagttttataaaatgtggTTACAGTCAAACCTTAGTTTTCTTCATGTGTAGAAGTGAGCTTAGGTCTGGTGACAGAGACGAACGATGGGATACGATTTACCTTTAATGCCTAGTGGACCATTTGACAACAGCTCACGAAGCGTGAGCATGTTATCCAGGGAGAGGATGCCTCCTACAAAGACTGAATAActtgtttttactcttttgcAAGGAGGTAATATCTTAGTCAAGACAGCAGTTTTGTTCTCACAGCTCTCTCCGAGGAGCAGGAAGACGTAGACACAATCAACACTTTGATGAAGCccccagagttttttttttctccatgcaCACACCTCTCACTCagatatctgttttttttgACTCCCTGCTGTTAATTAGACCCAGTGCTTTGAATGAAGTTAGGCGACATATTTCCTGTTTGACAGCTGCATTTACTTAGAGCTACTACCTATACGCTTTAgagttttcattaatattaatgagTGTGAGATTCATGCTCTGTTGAGCAATAGAAATTAGCATATTGTGTCATTATCTCATCATCCTGTTCAGACTGTGAATGCCATTCAATCCTCAAAAAGTCTCTTTTAGTTTAACAGAATGTTGTGTGCAACTAAGTAGAGCTACTCAATATGTTCAGTTGCAATGGTCATTACAAAATATgttgtcaaaataatcaatattttgaTATAATCTACAGtagaaaaatgaataattcaaaCATACTTATTTGCATTAACATCGATTTGCCCAAACGGTTGCATTTTTCCAGCAGCAGTGCTCCAATAGCAGAGATACTCAGACTCTCCCCGTTTATTGTAAGTTTTAAACTCTTCTAAAATGGTGAGTATATccagaaaattacatttgtgtCCTGTAGTTGATAAGCGAACtcaataagacaaaaaaaagaaatgcagaaaaatgtagaaTGTTAGCTGTGCTAAAGCTACAGCATATGTTTGacagtacttttaaaaaaaagtaaaacttctgTATCTGCAGTAGTGAGGTAGTAAATCTCCCTCACTATATCTGTTTAAATATTAGCTTCATGAATAGCCCAATGATGGGGTTCTGGTGGTTTGAGCTCCCTGTCAAGATACGCTTCCCAGGTTTGAAATTAAGATTGACGCAAACCTGTTTTCTACTGTGGTAccaattaacaaaaaaatcaatcagcTGATGGATCAGCCGGTTACTAGTGAAGCAACAAAACTAACCAGTGTGACTTACTCTGTTAGCTGTTTGGCTTTCATCTCTGTATTtgagaacagaaaaacaacacaacacattttttattatctagTGAGATATCAAAACAGCAAAGCTCTTAATTGTaattactttcttttaaaataaattaacacacCATTTAAAAATTTAGGTTTAGTAGcattcacatttaaactttaatatgGTTTAGTTAGTTCATTGATATATTACTGTCCCTTCCAGCAAGAGCTAAGTTTTCACTGATAAATTATTAGATTATTCCTGATGTGTATTATCCTATGTCAGTGCTGCTGTCTCTGGAAATTTTAAGTATGCAAACGATGCTCTTGGCACATGAAATGCATGTTTCACttttcttaaaatacatttacactAAAGTCCAGATGTACCACTTCTTTGCCAGAATGTTTTTAGTACTGCGTCACCATCTGCATATGTTCTATGGAGAATTGCTTGGCTTCAGTTTCAGCTGTTTATCAGCAGAATAAGCCTACAGAAGTTTCTACATAGTTTTTACATACAGAGTTCTTTTATGTCTTGTGCACACTTCTGACCAAGTCAAAATAACcgaaacatgtttgaaaaagcTCTCTCAACAGGTATCTTATGCAGAAAACTCATTGGTTACTAAACATTAATGTAAATTATGTCCAAATGAAAAATTAAGACTGAGAGTAACTACGTAGCTGCTCATTTTTACCTGGTTGCAAAAGCTTTAGTTAAGAAACTTCCACCGAAAGTTAATTTATGTAAGTTTAATTAAAGCTaattctataaaatgtttatctgtcTCCTCCCTGCAGCTGATTTCTAGTTTCACACCAAGATTATTTGTAAGTGAAAACTCAAAACAATTTCAAGCACTGCCATACATCTGAGTGTGTGCTCTGAAGCTGATTGGGGacatttaattaagattttatgcATAATCCTGCTTATTATACATTTAGTTTGGAGGCTTGTGTTGGCGAAGATTAATTGGTTCAGCTAAAAATCCTATGATGCCTGTGAGACattctcaagtttttttttgtttttttttgcctttattgcttggaaatgtttaaaggtaaatgtaataaaagttgATAAGATTGGTCCAAATTCATTAAGTTAATGAGTaaaaatgacagcagataatattgtgaaaaatgaggaagaaaaagagcCAATTAATGCAGCTGGTGAGACTGTGTGCCCTGTCTTTTTTTAGCAATTCATGTCCAGATCTTGGTAATGACTTGTAGACAATAAAATactcaaagtttttattttttatttctgatgttaCTCGTTGAAATAACTCTGAAGAAATctaatacattattttatatgAAATGCTGTGAATCTCTGAAGCTGCTTGTTAAAATGTCTCTTCTTTGTGATAAAACAGAACTCAtgataaatgattaaaattaaaactttcaccttttaatgagacaaaaagaCTCGAACCTTCAACTGAAAACCTAACCAATCTGGAAACTGTCAAGTTGTTTGCACAGTGGTGCACAGCCTTCAACAGATATGTTATTTCtccagcagtagcagcagttgTTGCGTCAACTATTGCTGCTACTGCTGGAGAAATGTCAGTAATCGGACTgttacacattttcacatttttgtttaaacttgttttaataatagtttgaacgaatctgatttttattcaactttataATAAGAATATCACAGATGAGTCTaagctttatattttttctgttaatagTTAAGAGTGAGTATTTTGCACTGTAAAATAATATCCATAAATGACACTAATATTGAGTTGGTAGGTTAAATTATATGAATTACAGAGTAAGATGTCATTGTGAATGCAGTAGATGTGACATTTGTTGCACTATTATTCAGCGAggcttctatttttttgttgtcgttgcAGTGACCTCTTGCTGGAATTGAGTCCATGTTGTCACTCTAGATAGCATCTCTAACCTCTTCACTGCTCTgttctttaaatatatttctcctCCACCTTTGATGGAGTCGGACCTGGTCTCAGATTCAAAGGGCTCATTACCGATTGTGAGTTTCTTGGAAGCAGCAGGGGACCATCTGACCAAATTGtgctcacacacacaggaagttaaaaagaaatttgattttgttctCCTGGTCTGACCAGTTGGTGTCATGTTGGAcgcttttatttttcacctcttTCCACAAGCTCCCGTTTCTCCAGCTTTCCaattagggtttttttcttcaacttctCTGCTCCTCCTTTCTCTTGGgagttttctgtctgtctgtcccaTAATTATCCtcttacattttgtcactttttttccatctgtcttGCTCCTTCCTATTAATCCtattttctctccttctccaaTTCGTCGTCTTCATCTACTATCTCACTTTCTCAGCTTTCACACTTTCTGCCGTCCccctcttcatcctcctgctAGACATTTTTCCACACCTCTGCAGAATCCTATCCGGTAGCAGTGTGTTTGAACTTAAAAGACAGGCACCTGTTTGTGGTCCCGGAGCACCtcaaagatttaatttaatgaaaacatgctgGTTGGTGGGGAGCAACATGAGAACAATGGCTTATACgatggattaaaataaaaaacatagcTCCAGATGGCTCTTCTCTGGGTGGCCTGTTTCCTCCCAGTACGCTTGTGCCGACTCTGCAAAAGGGGTGTTGTTATCGCCTGTGTCCCTGCCACTGCACCTGGGGCGAAAGAGGTCTATTTTTATCTGCATCACATTGCTAAGGAAATGTGAGCCAGTGGAAGGAAGATGGAAGTGAAGGCATTCTTTCTGTAGAAATGTGCTGTATATTACTGTATGTGCTGAATGATATTATAGCCTAAAAGCATCATGgggaaaagcaaataaacaccATTATTTGTGCAAGAAAAATAGCTGCTCTGATCTGTAACCTTATGTTACCGCAGAATTTTAGTACCGTACTTTGTATTCTCTTTTCCTACcatattttcaatcatttttagcaataaataataaaaaaaacaaaaacgctgACTGGTATAATTTACTACTGTCTTTTTCCAAGATGTCGCAATTAGGTTTACAttttatcatgatattttgctgtatttattgTGGTAATCATGCAAGTTTTGTGGTTTTCAAagatttaattaatattaattgtcacaataaatcaaaatttttgagataatttttttccGGTaactataaataaatgcacCTTCTGTCTCAAAATTTCTCAATCCCAAGATTATTGAAATAGCAGTAGCAGCAAGCCTTTGAACTTTCTTTCAGatataaaacaaaggaaattaaGGTAGTATTCTTTCGGGCAAAAGTGAAGTTATTATGCCATAAGTTGGTGCTTTTTATTCATGGTAAAGTTAtgaatattcataaaaaaatacacagcaaCATAAAGTTACAGAAGAGTGAAACTATTTATGTAATGCTAAACTCCATCCATGAATCAAATGTTTGCAGTGTTAACCATTTGCCTTCTTAATTAATACATTAGCGGCATAAAGCTCATATATGTgcataaaacaacatttgagTCAGTAGtgcaataatttaaatgtacatcaaaattattaaacaatttatttatcttgtttAACTATATATAGGATATACTGTATCTTTTAATACTAAAAGCTTATATTTCTATAGATGAAAGGCAACTAGCAGGTCAAGTACTACATGATGTCAATAATTGCAGTTTTAAACTAATAACGTTCAGTTTTCTCCAGTGTTATCTAaattgaaataacatttttttttttaaagaataacttTGTATCAGCTGAGATTTACCTGCAGGGGTCTTCTCCTATGAGATTGTAATTTGCTAATTGAGGTCATAGTTTTAGTCTGGTCATCTTGGGAAAAGGAGCTTCCTGCTCTGCCATAACAGCAGCAGCTACACCAGTCATTATCccccctccacctccactcCTTCGCTCATTACCACCCCTGTTGACCTTTCCTCTGAGCTTGTTTTCCAGCCATACTGTGGAGCAATCGATTTGTTGATCCCTTAACGGAGATTATTCAGCAGCTTTGCAACGCTCTACACCTTAGGTGGTCATGTGACAATCCTAATAGGTGTGAAACTGGGTTCTCTTGAGAGTAATCCCAGTTTTTATGTGGtgcttatttattattttcttggtTGCTTATCTCTGGGTATACAGATTTTATGAGATGTTACTTATATTTAGAAAATGGCAGAATGTTTCAgatagacattttaaaaagctcctcaCAACAACTTTAAACTGTTTGACAGGTGTGTCAGCTTATTTTTGACAAGTTTAAATGCATACATCCATAATTCATTCCATATTCAAGCAAGAAGATGGAGAATATTTTTAGGATCTGGGGCCATTTTTTCTCCGGGTTTTGAAGCATTTGAAGTAATTTAAAGCCTATTTCAGAGACCGTTAAAATGCAAGAGGTGAGCAATGAAGTGCAGAGTCAGAATTAAATCAGAGTGAAAATATGCTAAATATAACAGTCCTTGAAGGAGGGCTGGAAACTAACATAATGGAGATTATAACCCCATCAAAGTAGAAACGACATGCAGATGTGCGCATACTCTAGATAACTAGTAATGCGTTTTAAACGATTGGCTATGCTGCTGACAGACGTGTGTATTACATGCAGTAGGTGGT
Above is a genomic segment from Xiphophorus couchianus chromosome 20, X_couchianus-1.0, whole genome shotgun sequence containing:
- the myg1 gene encoding MYG1 exonuclease, which produces MWSPRVIALKLTKISHSVGHKIPLCHLKGLHFLCGRFRFSSANNCDAEQRFMSSEPKRIRIDEMGIKKIGTHNGTFHCDEVLACFFLRQLPEYAEAEIVRTRDTAVLAECDVVVDVGGEFDPKRHRYDHHQRTFAENFHSLCPEKPWVTKLSSAGLVYLHFGRRLLAQLTQMKDDDRQLNMLFDKLYENFVEEVDAVDNGISQCDGEVRYAVSSTLSARVAHLNPRWNSKSQDTEDGFRKALKMVGEEFLDRLDFYKSSWLPARAVVEQAFKERHQVDPSGEVLLFSQGGCPWKEHLFALEKELDVETPIKFVLYSDQNGQWRVQCVPAGLNTFQNRLSLPEEWRGVRDEALSELSGIKGCIFVHAGGFIGGNKTQEGALEMARRTLQAAAQSPANGSS